The nucleotide window CCGGTTCTTTGTCAAGAATGTCAGGCCACTGATTGACTCACATGAGCGCGGTTGTTAGAGTGCCGACCATCCCCAAGGAGGCACTGACGTGGAAGCCAATCCCTGGTATCTCGACCCGTACGTCGTCTGGCCGCTGTTTCCGCTGCTGATGCTGATCGTCATTGTGTGCCTCACTTGGGCCATGGTGCGCGTAGTGCGTCGCGCGCAAGGCACGACGGCAGTCTGTCTGCAGGCGGCCGCGCTCGTCTGTTATCTGCTGGCCGCCATGGCGGCGTTGGCCAGCGAGGCGCGTCTCATGCCGGACTTCATCCACCGGCCCTTTTCGCTGCTGGTGCAACTGGCCATCGCGCTGGCGCTCTTTCATCTGTGGGGGAAGGATCGTTTGATGGTGGCGCTGAACAGTGTTGCCTGGGCTGCCATTCTGGCCGACACCGCCTTGCATTTTATATTGCATCGCTGATAGCTAGATCAGTTCTACGGCTACTGAATCCGCGTAGTGGCGTCCCGCCTCGGTGAGTTTAATTCGTCCGCTCCGTTCTTCCAGCAGACCCTGACGAATCAGCCGTTCGCGTGATTGGGTGTGCTCGGTGCCCTGTGGCAAGAGGGCCAGATCGAGGCCCTCAACCAGACGAAGACCGAAAACCAACCGCTCGCGCTGGCGCTGCTCCGGGCTGAGCGTTTCGAAGCCGGTACTGGGCAGACGGTCGGTCTCGATGGCCTCGCAGTAGGATGGCAGATCGTCTACATTGCCAAACCGTTGACCGTCGAGATAGGACTGCGCGCTGGGGCCGAGTCCCAGATAGTCCTGCCCCTGCCAGTAGAGCAGATTGTGCCGGCAGGCGAAACCCGGCCTGGTGTAGTTGGAAATTTCGTAGCGCGTGAAGCCGGCCGCTGTGAGCTGTCGGGCAGCTGCATCCTCCATCTCGTTTTGCAGGGCCGCGTCCGGTTCAATCGCGTCGCCACGGCGCACGGCAATGTGGAATTGTGTTTTCTCCTCAATCGTGAGCGCATAGCAGGACACATGAGCTACGTCCAACGCGAGAACGGCCTCGAGCGTCACGAGCCAGCCGTCCAGCGTCTGCCCCTGCAGGCCGTAGATCAAATCCAGATTGATGTTGGCGAATCCGGCGCGGCGGGCCATCGCGATGGCTTCCTGCGTCCGATTGCCGGACGTGCGGCGACCGATCTGTACCAGTTCCTCGTCGTTCATCGACTGGGCGCCAAAACTGATTCGGGTGACACCGGCATCTGCCAGCTTCCGCAGGCCATCTTCTGACACCGTGTCCGGATGGGCCTCGACGGTGATCTCTGGATCAGTCCTGGTGCCGAAGGCGTCGCGAACGTCCCCGAGAATCGCGACGAGCTGCTCAGCGGTCAGTGTGGTCGGTGTGCCACCGCCGAAATAGATGGTGTCGAGCTGGCGACCGCCCAATGCCCGCTGCTCCGCGTGGAGGCGGATTTCT belongs to Nitrospira sp. and includes:
- the hemW gene encoding radical SAM family heme chaperone HemW → MTVGIYVHVPFCRTRCHFCAFSLQIHRDDWAARYLDAVSREIRLHAEQRALGGRQLDTIYFGGGTPTTLTAEQLVAILGDVRDAFGTRTDPEITVEAHPDTVSEDGLRKLADAGVTRISFGAQSMNDEELVQIGRRTSGNRTQEAIAMARRAGFANINLDLIYGLQGQTLDGWLVTLEAVLALDVAHVSCYALTIEEKTQFHIAVRRGDAIEPDAALQNEMEDAAARQLTAAGFTRYEISNYTRPGFACRHNLLYWQGQDYLGLGPSAQSYLDGQRFGNVDDLPSYCEAIETDRLPSTGFETLSPEQRQRERLVFGLRLVEGLDLALLPQGTEHTQSRERLIRQGLLEERSGRIKLTEAGRHYADSVAVELI